The following coding sequences are from one Natrarchaeobaculum sulfurireducens window:
- a CDS encoding radical SAM protein, translated as MSVDPSAETPNYRQLSAVEFDDRIADLRERYADCDLCAYDCGVDRTAGQIGACQSDDTAHIASYFAHFGEEDCLRGHNGSGTIFFARCNMKCVFCQNFESSHDAQGEPATPVEIAEMALELEANGCHNVNLVSPTHHSPRVLEAIKLASERGLEVPIVWNCGGYESPEILERLEGIVDIYMPDVKWSEDGAAAMYSKAPNYWETVQESVREMHRQVGDLRLDDTGIATGGLLVRHLVMPNHVENAERILEFVAEELSEETFVNVMAQYQPYYKAKTEERYADIGRPITPEEYEAVIAYACEVGLERLSLDASMLERRSGLLGYF; from the coding sequence ATGAGCGTCGATCCGTCCGCAGAGACGCCGAACTATCGACAGCTCTCGGCTGTGGAGTTCGATGACCGAATCGCAGACCTCCGTGAACGGTACGCCGACTGCGATCTGTGTGCGTACGACTGTGGCGTCGACCGAACGGCCGGGCAGATAGGAGCCTGTCAGTCCGACGATACGGCACACATCGCCTCGTATTTCGCCCACTTCGGCGAAGAAGACTGCCTGCGGGGCCACAACGGCAGCGGCACGATCTTTTTCGCCCGCTGCAACATGAAGTGCGTCTTCTGTCAGAACTTCGAGAGCAGCCACGACGCCCAGGGCGAGCCAGCTACGCCGGTGGAGATCGCCGAGATGGCCCTCGAACTCGAGGCCAACGGCTGTCATAACGTCAATCTCGTCTCGCCGACCCACCACTCACCGCGAGTCCTCGAGGCGATCAAGCTCGCGAGCGAACGGGGTCTCGAGGTGCCGATCGTCTGGAACTGCGGCGGCTACGAGTCGCCGGAAATCCTCGAGCGCCTCGAGGGGATCGTCGACATCTACATGCCGGACGTCAAGTGGTCTGAGGACGGCGCTGCGGCGATGTACTCGAAGGCACCGAACTACTGGGAGACCGTCCAGGAGTCAGTACGCGAGATGCACCGCCAGGTTGGTGACCTCCGACTGGACGACACCGGAATCGCGACTGGCGGCCTCCTCGTGCGCCACCTCGTGATGCCGAATCACGTCGAGAACGCGGAGCGGATTCTCGAGTTCGTCGCCGAGGAACTCTCCGAGGAGACGTTCGTCAACGTCATGGCGCAGTACCAGCCGTACTACAAGGCCAAAACGGAGGAACGCTACGCGGATATCGGTCGTCCGATCACTCCCGAAGAGTATGAGGCCGTAATCGCCTACGCCTGCGAGGTCGGGCTCGAGCGACTCTCGCTCGACGCGTCGATGCTCGAGAGACGCTCGGGACTCCTCGGATACTTCTGA
- a CDS encoding 2-amino-3,7-dideoxy-D-threo-hept-6-ulosonate synthase: MTTTGTEARLERIGTDGKFVIIPMDHGITMGAVKGLKDIESTIDGVTRGGADAVLTQKGVAPRVHENKNGKGYIVHVNGSTTIGPDENDKRMTATVEEALRAGADAVSLHINVGSTYEPKQIEDLAELSRDAARYGLPVLAMAYARGPGIDSTDAESLGHAVRLAEELGADVVKTGYSGDAESFQHVVESTRLPVVIAGGSKGTDRETVEMVRGVMDAGGAGVSMGRSIFQHDDPEAIATAVSGVIHDDLETDDALKRAGLALEA, translated from the coding sequence ATGACCACCACAGGCACTGAGGCACGACTCGAGCGAATCGGCACAGACGGCAAATTCGTCATCATCCCCATGGACCACGGGATTACGATGGGAGCCGTCAAAGGACTGAAAGACATCGAATCGACGATCGACGGCGTCACTCGCGGCGGTGCTGACGCCGTCCTCACACAAAAAGGGGTCGCCCCGCGCGTCCACGAAAATAAAAACGGCAAGGGCTACATCGTCCACGTCAACGGCTCGACGACGATCGGCCCGGACGAAAACGACAAGCGGATGACAGCCACGGTCGAGGAAGCTCTCCGGGCCGGTGCCGACGCCGTCTCCTTGCACATCAACGTCGGCTCGACGTACGAACCGAAACAGATCGAGGACCTCGCCGAACTCAGCCGAGACGCCGCCCGGTATGGCCTCCCGGTCCTGGCGATGGCCTACGCTCGCGGTCCCGGCATCGATTCGACGGACGCAGAGTCCCTCGGCCACGCTGTCCGCCTCGCAGAAGAACTCGGTGCTGACGTCGTCAAAACCGGCTACAGCGGCGACGCCGAGAGCTTCCAGCACGTCGTCGAGTCGACCCGACTCCCCGTCGTCATCGCCGGCGGCTCGAAAGGAACCGACCGCGAGACCGTCGAGATGGTTCGTGGCGTAATGGATGCGGGCGGCGCCGGCGTCTCGATGGGTCGATCGATCTTCCAGCACGACGATCCCGAAGCCATCGCCACCGCCGTCTCAGGCGTCATCCACGACGACCTCGAGACCGACGACGCCCTCAAACGGGCGGGTCTTGCCCTCGAAGCCTGA